A single Paenibacillus kribbensis DNA region contains:
- a CDS encoding phage holin, LLH family: protein MQTQTIIENVQPYVSTIATAAIGVLTTIILAGLNTVKVKVNAWLDARTTAAQREVIHKIAGEAFAFAQTAFKQAGGERKLQEALQYATLRLTEQGITVSVVELRAAIEKVYLEYKPKTKTVLTTETQPSEEARQAAVKEAVSGLAAKLGA, encoded by the coding sequence ATGCAAACTCAAACTATTATTGAAAATGTACAACCATACGTAAGTACCATTGCTACAGCAGCTATAGGTGTACTGACAACCATTATTTTAGCTGGACTGAATACAGTGAAGGTAAAAGTGAATGCCTGGCTGGATGCTCGTACCACGGCAGCACAACGTGAAGTAATTCATAAAATTGCTGGAGAGGCTTTCGCTTTTGCTCAAACAGCTTTTAAGCAGGCCGGAGGAGAACGTAAGCTTCAGGAGGCTTTACAGTATGCCACACTACGGCTTACCGAGCAAGGTATTACAGTGTCGGTCGTGGAGCTTAGGGCAGCTATTGAAAAGGTATATTTGGAATATAAGCCCAAGACAAAGACAGTGTTGACTACCGAAACACAGCCGAGTGAAGAGGCAAGACAAGCGGCAGTTAAGGAAGCTGTATCGGGTCTGGCTGCAAAGCTTGGCGCGTGA
- a CDS encoding accessory gene regulator ArgB-like protein, with amino-acid sequence MIETLALRMATHIKSTIPDHPASVAVLKHSLSIVLNVAFIVCLTMGAALLTGKVKEASLMLVMFAILRQITGGIHLKTGIGCVLVTSIVCTALSFFTLSYKLSIGATILSIILILIYAPSGIEKQSRIPKRYYPLLKTIAVLLVGTNLVFASSILAISFLIQSITLIRR; translated from the coding sequence ATGATTGAGACTTTGGCTTTGAGAATGGCAACTCATATAAAATCTACAATCCCTGATCATCCGGCGTCGGTAGCTGTGTTAAAGCATTCATTATCCATAGTTCTGAATGTTGCTTTTATTGTCTGTTTGACCATGGGTGCGGCGTTGCTTACAGGCAAGGTTAAAGAAGCCTCTTTAATGTTAGTCATGTTCGCAATACTTAGACAAATTACAGGCGGGATACATCTAAAAACAGGTATTGGATGCGTACTTGTTACATCTATCGTATGTACCGCACTATCATTTTTTACTCTTAGCTACAAATTGAGCATTGGTGCAACGATATTAAGTATAATCCTGATTTTAATCTATGCTCCGTCAGGGATTGAAAAGCAGTCGCGTATTCCTAAACGTTATTACCCGCTCTTAAAAACCATCGCTGTATTACTGGTCGGAACAAACTTGGTATTCGCCTCGTCTATACTAGCGATAAGTTTCTTGATTCAAAGCATTACTCTTATAAGGAGGTGA
- a CDS encoding AgrD family cyclic lactone autoinducer peptide, producing the protein MKKYIYSTFATSLAALAMFSVSVASLAFVYNPEPPEELMK; encoded by the coding sequence GTGAAGAAATACATTTATTCAACGTTTGCAACAAGTTTGGCCGCTCTTGCCATGTTTTCTGTAAGTGTAGCCAGCTTAGCGTTCGTTTATAATCCAGAACCACCGGAAGAACTGATGAAATAA
- a CDS encoding sporulation protein YjcZ, which produces MRRIEKGGGEADGKVWTSIVTILALFILLVIILKLILL; this is translated from the coding sequence GTGAGGAGAATAGAAAAAGGTGGCGGAGAAGCTGACGGGAAAGTTTGGACATCGATAGTTACGATCTTGGCACTGTTCATTTTGCTGGTCATCATCTTGAAATTAATTCTTTTATAA
- a CDS encoding accessory gene regulator B family protein, whose protein sequence is MEYALAIKLTEISTIIFVSIIGWFTGHFFGALLALGSLMLIRRFSGGIHFSNLNFCVFFTTIVCTIIPFIPLSLSVILITNVCSLLIFIAYAPNHFIYINKTENHKYYKLICIFICMLNFFVQSSIISLSCVVQSFSILPLWRGGERKWI, encoded by the coding sequence ATGGAATATGCGCTTGCAATAAAACTTACTGAAATCTCAACGATAATTTTTGTTTCCATTATAGGATGGTTTACAGGACATTTTTTCGGAGCATTATTGGCTCTTGGGAGCCTGATGCTAATTAGAAGATTCTCGGGAGGAATTCATTTTTCCAACCTCAATTTCTGTGTTTTTTTTACAACGATAGTATGCACCATCATTCCTTTTATTCCCCTGAGTTTGTCGGTAATTTTAATTACTAATGTTTGCTCATTGCTGATATTTATTGCTTATGCACCGAATCATTTTATTTATATTAATAAGACTGAGAATCACAAATATTATAAACTAATATGTATTTTTATTTGCATGTTGAATTTTTTCGTACAATCATCCATAATATCCCTATCCTGTGTTGTACAATCTTTCAGCATTCTGCCTTTATGGAGAGGAGGTGAACGTAAATGGATATGA
- the lexA gene encoding transcriptional repressor LexA has translation MSKISSRQQAILEFIRNEVRLKGYPPSVREIGEAVGLASSSTVHGHLDRLEKKGLIRRDPTKPRAIELLGQDEADNSNLINYSISRVPVVGKVTAGLPITATENIEDYFPLPQHFVGEDKIFMLSVVGESMIEAGIANGDYVIVRQQQTADNGDIVVAMTDEDEATVKTFYKEKDHIRLQPENPAFEPLRLKHVSILGKVVGLFRDFH, from the coding sequence ATGTCTAAGATTTCGAGCCGCCAGCAGGCCATTCTTGAATTTATCCGCAATGAAGTGCGTCTAAAGGGCTATCCCCCTTCTGTACGCGAAATAGGCGAGGCTGTCGGATTAGCCTCCAGCTCTACGGTTCACGGTCATTTGGACCGTTTAGAGAAAAAAGGACTCATCCGTCGCGATCCAACGAAACCACGGGCCATTGAGTTACTTGGCCAAGACGAGGCGGATAATAGCAATTTGATTAATTACTCCATTAGTCGTGTTCCCGTTGTCGGTAAAGTAACTGCCGGTCTTCCTATTACGGCGACAGAAAATATCGAAGATTACTTTCCTCTTCCCCAACATTTTGTTGGTGAGGATAAAATATTCATGTTATCTGTTGTAGGCGAAAGCATGATTGAAGCTGGTATTGCTAACGGTGACTATGTAATTGTACGTCAGCAACAAACTGCTGATAACGGTGATATTGTTGTAGCCATGACAGATGAAGATGAAGCAACGGTTAAAACCTTCTACAAAGAAAAAGATCATATCCGGCTTCAACCAGAGAACCCAGCCTTTGAACCGCTTCGCCTGAAGCATGTCAGCATTTTGGGCAAGGTTGTAGGACTCTTCCGGGACTTCCACTGA
- a CDS encoding LysM peptidoglycan-binding domain-containing protein, whose protein sequence is MRYSTYQSIFPMNLEKMQENQKKGSKGFSQLIAQMITNTLLLKLLILVIVVWIAGAGVLTVFAAPSVPKVEVTKLTVQPGDTLWQIAIKHKPERMDTRVYIEGIVRINGLEDRGVQAGQVLKLPYF, encoded by the coding sequence ATGAGATATAGCACATATCAAAGTATTTTTCCGATGAATTTAGAAAAGATGCAGGAGAATCAAAAGAAAGGGAGCAAAGGATTTTCACAATTGATTGCACAGATGATTACCAATACTCTCTTACTTAAGCTTCTCATTCTAGTTATTGTTGTTTGGATTGCAGGTGCAGGCGTTTTGACAGTTTTCGCAGCACCTTCAGTTCCGAAGGTAGAGGTAACCAAGCTGACAGTACAGCCTGGGGACACATTGTGGCAGATTGCAATCAAACATAAACCGGAACGAATGGATACACGAGTATATATAGAAGGAATTGTACGGATTAACGGGCTGGAAGATCGGGGAGTGCAGGCAGGTCAGGTGCTCAAGCTTCCGTACTTCTGA
- a CDS encoding DUF896 domain-containing protein, with amino-acid sequence MDIDSLVQRINELARKAKSEGLTEEETTERANLREIYLGNIRRNFRQQLETIEFVDDDTPKGNGGLKH; translated from the coding sequence TTGGATATAGACAGCTTGGTACAGCGCATCAATGAATTAGCGCGCAAAGCAAAATCCGAGGGATTAACGGAAGAAGAAACTACAGAGCGTGCCAATCTTCGGGAAATTTATTTAGGTAACATTCGCCGTAATTTTCGGCAACAGCTTGAAACGATTGAATTTGTGGACGATGATACGCCAAAGGGTAATGGCGGGCTTAAGCATTAA
- a CDS encoding HAD family hydrolase, giving the protein MAIQAVMFDLDDTLLWDERSVEEAFDAACQTGSREAGVDPKTLEEAVRKEARTLYESYETFSFTQMIGINPFEGLWANFSAGEQPEFRQLEQLAPVYRNESWRRGLQQLGIDNEELAQKLATQFAAERRARPHVYEETFEILEHLKGHYKLLLLTNGSPDLQQEKLDGVPQLAPFFDHVVISGSFGKGKPDPSIFQHALGLLGIEPEHALMVGDKLTTDIQGALAAGVHSVWLNRNAKTNTTEIKPKFEIKHLSELDGIIQSLK; this is encoded by the coding sequence ATGGCGATTCAGGCGGTAATGTTTGATCTTGATGATACGCTTTTGTGGGATGAACGTAGTGTGGAAGAGGCGTTTGACGCAGCATGCCAGACAGGTTCCCGGGAAGCAGGCGTTGATCCGAAGACTCTGGAGGAAGCAGTCCGCAAGGAAGCACGCACTTTGTATGAGTCTTATGAGACCTTTAGTTTTACTCAGATGATCGGCATTAATCCGTTTGAAGGGTTATGGGCGAACTTTTCGGCAGGTGAGCAGCCTGAGTTCCGTCAGTTGGAACAACTGGCTCCTGTTTATCGCAACGAGTCATGGCGTAGAGGCCTTCAGCAGCTAGGAATAGATAATGAGGAGCTGGCACAAAAGCTGGCTACCCAATTTGCTGCCGAAAGACGCGCACGTCCCCATGTATATGAAGAAACATTTGAAATTCTGGAGCATTTGAAAGGACATTACAAGCTGTTATTGTTGACAAACGGCTCCCCTGACCTACAACAGGAAAAACTGGATGGCGTACCTCAATTAGCGCCTTTTTTTGATCATGTTGTCATTTCAGGTTCGTTTGGTAAAGGAAAGCCTGATCCGTCTATATTCCAGCATGCTTTAGGGCTTCTTGGTATCGAGCCTGAACATGCTTTAATGGTAGGGGATAAGCTGACAACTGATATTCAAGGGGCTTTGGCAGCTGGTGTGCACTCCGTGTGGTTGAACCGAAACGCCAAAACCAATACGACAGAGATCAAGCCAAAGTTTGAAATCAAGCATCTGTCTGAATTGGACGGAATTATTCAATCGTTAAAGTAA
- a CDS encoding 1,2-dihydroxy-3-keto-5-methylthiopentene dioxygenase, with translation MAEILIRNTNERISGEEQVREFLESHEVLYEHWDVSKLSGELQENFILTDEQKAAVLQTFEPEIKDLAARRGYKIWDVITLSEATPNLDELLAKFEQIHTHTEDEIRAIVGGKGIFIIKGPEEIGYFNVELSPGDVISVPENIPHFFTLMENQKIVAVRLFIEENGWIAEPFEDPSFIKA, from the coding sequence ATGGCTGAAATTTTAATTCGCAATACCAATGAACGAATTAGCGGTGAGGAACAAGTCCGTGAATTTTTGGAAAGTCACGAAGTCCTGTATGAACATTGGGACGTTTCCAAATTGTCCGGGGAGCTGCAAGAAAATTTTATACTAACAGATGAGCAAAAAGCCGCTGTTCTCCAAACCTTTGAACCTGAAATCAAGGATTTGGCCGCGCGTCGCGGATATAAAATATGGGACGTTATCACCTTATCTGAAGCAACACCAAATCTGGACGAGCTGCTAGCCAAATTTGAACAAATTCACACCCATACCGAGGATGAAATCCGTGCCATCGTTGGCGGCAAAGGTATTTTCATCATTAAAGGTCCTGAAGAGATTGGCTACTTCAATGTAGAGCTTTCACCGGGTGACGTTATTTCTGTACCTGAAAATATCCCTCATTTCTTCACCTTAATGGAAAATCAGAAGATCGTCGCAGTCCGCTTGTTCATTGAAGAGAATGGCTGGATTGCCGAACCTTTTGAAGATCCGTCATTTATTAAAGCTTAA
- the metH gene encoding methionine synthase, with protein sequence MDKISLQEALQRRILLLDGAMGTMIQQEDLSPDDFGGEELEGCNEMLVLTRPDVIQGIHEAYLEAGADLIETNTFGATSVVLADYDIPERAREINLAAAKLARNAVDKFNTADKPRFVVGAMGPTTKTLSVTGGVTFAELIESYQEQALALIEGGVDALLLETSQDTLNVKAGSIGIRQAFEQTGIELPLMISGTIEPMGTTLAGQNIESFCISLEHLHPVSIGLNCATGPEFMRDHIRSLSEMSSAAISCYPNAGLPDENGQYHESPESLARKMAAFAEKGWLNIAGGCCGTTPEHIRVMSEQMAQFEPRPLAGHHPPAVSGIEPVYIEQDNRPYMVGERTNVLGSRKFKRLIVEGKYEEASEIARAQVKSGAHVIDICVQDPDRDEMTDMEAFLKLVVNKVKVPLVIDTTDIKVVDKALQYSQGKAIINSINLEDGEEKFEKMAPLIHKYGAAVVVGTIDERGQAISREDKLEVAKRSYDLLVNRYGLAAEDLIFDTLVFPVGTGDEQYIGSAKETIEGIRIIKEALPGVHTILGISNVSFGLPEAGREVLNSVYLYECTKAGLDYAIVNTEKLERYASIPEHERKLAEDLIYKTNDDTLSAFVAAFRNKKVEKKEKVSNLSLEERLASYVVEGSKEGLIPDLEQALAKYSSLEIINGPLMKGMEEVGRLFNNNELIVAEVLQSAEVMKASVAYLEPFMEKNESSVKGKILLATVKGDVHDIGKNLVEIILSNNGYQIVNLGIKVPPERIIEAYREEKADLIGLSGLLVKSAQQMVLTAQDLKNANIDIPIMVGGAALTRKFTKNRIRPEYDGLVAYAKDAMDGLDIANKLMDPESRKKMAEEMEAEREAEAATVVETKQLPKLTRAVRSKIAQDLPVYIPPDTDRHVLRNYPLNYILPYVNMQMLMGHHLGLKGNVEKLLAEGDPKATQLKDTVDSIMFEAVTDGIIQAHAMYRFFPAQSQGDQILIYDPSDVSKVLHTFTFPRQQVEPYLCLADFLKSVESGVMDYVGFMVVTAGHGIQQLSTQWREQGDYLRSHALQAVALEVAEGLAERLHHIIRDSWGFPDPADMTMKQRHGARYQGIRVSFGYPACPDLEDQGPLFQLLKPEDIGVELTEGFMMEPEASVSAMVFSHPQAQYFNVEKV encoded by the coding sequence TTGGACAAAATTAGCTTGCAGGAAGCGTTACAACGAAGAATACTACTTCTTGACGGAGCCATGGGGACCATGATTCAGCAGGAGGATCTTTCCCCCGACGATTTCGGTGGGGAAGAGCTGGAGGGCTGCAATGAGATGCTGGTCTTAACGAGACCGGACGTCATTCAAGGCATCCATGAAGCATACTTGGAGGCCGGGGCAGACCTGATTGAAACGAACACATTTGGAGCTACATCTGTCGTTTTGGCGGATTATGATATACCAGAACGTGCACGTGAGATTAATCTGGCTGCGGCCAAGCTGGCGCGTAACGCGGTGGATAAATTCAACACTGCGGACAAGCCCCGTTTTGTTGTAGGAGCGATGGGGCCGACGACGAAAACCTTGTCTGTAACAGGCGGAGTTACGTTTGCGGAACTGATTGAGAGCTATCAGGAGCAGGCCTTGGCGCTGATTGAAGGCGGCGTGGATGCACTGCTATTGGAAACGTCACAGGATACACTTAACGTCAAAGCGGGAAGCATCGGAATTCGCCAGGCTTTTGAGCAGACGGGGATTGAACTTCCGCTAATGATTTCGGGTACCATTGAGCCTATGGGCACGACGTTGGCAGGGCAAAATATCGAATCCTTTTGCATATCACTGGAACACTTGCATCCGGTATCGATTGGTCTGAATTGTGCTACAGGTCCAGAGTTTATGCGGGATCATATTCGCTCTCTTTCCGAGATGTCCTCAGCAGCGATTAGCTGTTATCCAAATGCGGGCTTGCCTGATGAAAATGGTCAATACCATGAATCACCTGAATCATTGGCTCGTAAAATGGCCGCATTCGCTGAAAAAGGTTGGCTCAACATTGCAGGGGGATGCTGCGGTACCACACCTGAACATATTCGGGTTATGAGTGAACAAATGGCACAATTTGAGCCGCGTCCGCTGGCAGGTCATCATCCTCCAGCAGTATCCGGCATTGAGCCTGTATATATTGAACAGGACAATCGTCCTTATATGGTCGGTGAGCGAACGAATGTTCTGGGCTCCCGCAAATTCAAGCGTTTGATCGTGGAAGGCAAATATGAAGAGGCATCTGAAATTGCACGCGCTCAGGTAAAAAGTGGGGCACATGTCATTGATATTTGTGTGCAGGACCCGGACCGCGATGAAATGACGGACATGGAAGCATTTTTGAAGCTGGTTGTGAACAAGGTAAAAGTGCCTCTGGTGATAGATACCACGGATATTAAAGTCGTAGATAAAGCGCTGCAATATTCGCAAGGCAAAGCAATTATTAACTCCATTAATTTGGAGGATGGTGAAGAGAAATTTGAGAAAATGGCTCCGCTTATTCATAAGTACGGCGCGGCTGTTGTAGTCGGCACGATTGATGAACGCGGTCAGGCTATTTCGCGTGAGGATAAGCTGGAGGTAGCCAAGCGTTCTTATGATCTGCTGGTGAACCGTTACGGTCTGGCGGCGGAGGATCTCATTTTTGATACGCTCGTATTTCCAGTAGGTACAGGTGATGAGCAATACATTGGCTCAGCAAAGGAGACGATTGAGGGCATTCGCATTATTAAAGAAGCGCTTCCCGGGGTCCATACCATCCTGGGCATCAGTAACGTATCCTTTGGTTTGCCGGAAGCGGGCCGTGAAGTGCTCAATTCTGTCTATTTGTATGAATGCACCAAGGCAGGTCTGGACTATGCGATTGTAAACACGGAAAAGCTTGAACGTTATGCATCGATTCCTGAGCATGAGCGGAAGCTTGCCGAAGACCTGATTTATAAAACGAATGACGATACTTTATCTGCTTTTGTGGCAGCTTTCCGTAACAAGAAAGTAGAGAAAAAAGAAAAGGTATCCAATCTTTCGCTCGAAGAACGCTTGGCTTCTTATGTAGTGGAGGGAAGCAAGGAAGGACTGATTCCCGACCTGGAGCAGGCACTCGCCAAATATTCCTCGTTGGAGATTATTAACGGTCCGCTCATGAAAGGGATGGAAGAGGTAGGGCGCCTGTTCAACAACAACGAGTTGATCGTTGCGGAGGTGCTGCAAAGCGCTGAAGTAATGAAGGCGTCGGTTGCCTATTTGGAACCGTTCATGGAGAAAAATGAATCCTCGGTAAAAGGCAAGATTTTGTTGGCTACGGTTAAAGGTGATGTGCATGATATTGGTAAAAATTTGGTGGAGATTATTCTGTCCAACAATGGTTACCAAATCGTGAATCTGGGTATAAAAGTACCACCAGAACGCATTATTGAAGCTTACCGTGAAGAAAAGGCCGATTTGATTGGCTTATCCGGCTTGCTTGTGAAATCGGCCCAACAAATGGTACTAACCGCCCAGGATTTGAAAAATGCGAATATTGATATTCCTATCATGGTTGGCGGAGCTGCTTTAACGCGCAAATTTACTAAAAACCGCATCCGTCCTGAGTATGATGGTCTGGTTGCTTATGCGAAGGATGCTATGGATGGTTTGGACATTGCCAATAAGCTGATGGACCCTGAATCCCGCAAAAAAATGGCGGAGGAAATGGAGGCTGAACGAGAGGCAGAAGCCGCAACAGTCGTGGAAACCAAGCAGCTTCCTAAGCTTACTCGGGCTGTACGCTCTAAAATTGCTCAGGATTTGCCTGTCTATATTCCACCGGATACGGATCGCCATGTTCTGCGCAACTATCCGTTAAACTATATATTGCCTTATGTAAATATGCAGATGCTGATGGGGCATCATCTAGGCTTGAAAGGAAACGTCGAGAAGCTGCTGGCAGAGGGCGATCCCAAGGCGACCCAGCTCAAGGATACGGTGGACAGCATCATGTTTGAAGCTGTTACAGACGGAATTATTCAGGCACATGCCATGTATCGCTTCTTCCCGGCGCAATCGCAAGGAGATCAAATCCTGATCTATGACCCGTCTGATGTGAGCAAGGTATTGCACACATTTACGTTTCCACGTCAGCAAGTGGAGCCATACCTGTGCTTGGCCGACTTCCTGAAATCTGTAGAATCTGGAGTTATGGATTATGTAGGTTTTATGGTTGTGACTGCCGGTCATGGAATACAGCAGCTCTCTACCCAGTGGAGAGAACAAGGAGATTACTTGCGCTCTCATGCGCTTCAAGCGGTAGCGCTCGAAGTGGCAGAAGGTCTGGCGGAGCGGCTTCATCATATTATCAGAGACAGCTGGGGCTTCCCGGATCCTGCCGATATGACGATGAAGCAGCGGCATGGAGCCAGATATCAGGGCATTCGGGTATCCTTTGGTTATCCGGCATGTCCGGATCTGGAGGATCAGGGACCGTTGTTCCAGCTGCTAAAACCTGAGGACATTGGCGTTGAGCTGACAGAAGGGTTTATGATGGAACCGGAGGCTTCTGTATCAGCCATGGTGTTCAGCCACCCTCAGGCGCAGTATTTTAACGTCGAAAAGGTTTAA
- the rnz gene encoding ribonuclease Z: protein MEFYFLGTNAGVPTIQRNVTSIALRLLEERRSMWLFDCGEGTQHEILRSPLKLSRLEKIFITHLHGDHLFGLPGLLSSRAYQGGTAPLTVYGPPGLKQYIELSLGISQSRINYQLHIVEHTGGVLFDDGQFRVESALLDHRIDSFGYRIVEMDKPGKLNQELLERYGIKPGPIYGKLKRGESVEVEGGVILHPQDVLGSPKKGRIITILGDTRPCPNTVVLAQDATVVVHEATFLHELADTAYEYHHSTALQAAEAAKAANAGQLILTHFSSRYKDQEQLEPLLEEAKSIFPNSLLAEQHVLLPVPDIG from the coding sequence ATGGAATTTTATTTTCTCGGTACGAATGCAGGGGTGCCTACGATTCAGCGGAATGTAACGTCCATTGCTCTTCGATTGCTGGAAGAACGAAGAAGCATGTGGTTGTTCGATTGCGGTGAAGGCACTCAACATGAGATACTGCGTTCGCCGCTTAAACTGAGCAGGCTTGAAAAGATATTTATCACCCATTTGCATGGAGATCATCTTTTTGGTCTGCCGGGCCTGCTGTCGAGCAGGGCGTACCAGGGAGGTACGGCTCCACTAACAGTATATGGGCCGCCAGGGCTTAAGCAGTACATTGAACTTTCTTTAGGAATCAGCCAATCCCGGATCAATTACCAGCTGCACATTGTGGAACATACGGGCGGGGTGTTGTTTGATGATGGCCAATTTCGGGTGGAGTCAGCTCTGCTGGATCATCGGATCGATAGCTTTGGCTATCGAATTGTAGAGATGGATAAGCCCGGCAAGCTTAACCAGGAGCTGCTGGAGCGATACGGAATCAAGCCCGGTCCGATTTACGGTAAATTAAAGCGTGGAGAAAGCGTGGAGGTGGAGGGTGGCGTCATACTTCATCCTCAGGATGTCTTGGGCTCACCGAAAAAGGGGCGCATCATCACCATTCTTGGTGATACACGACCTTGTCCCAATACTGTAGTGCTGGCTCAAGATGCAACAGTTGTCGTTCATGAAGCGACTTTTCTGCATGAGCTGGCGGATACAGCATACGAATATCATCACAGTACAGCGCTTCAGGCAGCGGAAGCTGCAAAAGCCGCAAATGCGGGGCAGTTAATACTGACGCATTTTAGTTCCCGATATAAAGATCAGGAACAGCTTGAGCCATTGCTGGAAGAAGCAAAAAGCATATTTCCCAATTCATTGCTTGCAGAGCAGCATGTGCTGTTACCAGTACCCGATATCGGCTAA
- a CDS encoding TIGR01457 family HAD-type hydrolase: MGEGITIKSLLIDLDGTLYHGNRMIKGADLFISQLRTDRIPYAYVTNNASRTPELVAEHLVGMGIEAVSHEVYTSALAAAQYVAQQSPGARVYCIGETGLRQALTEAGLQLVQEQPDYVVQGIDRQFTYETLAAAMRWIREGATFILTNPDLQLPSHDGLTPGAGTIGAAIEAASQVKPVVIGKPSSVLMNYALDRLNIRADEALVVGDNMLTDIAAGAAAGCKTALILSGVTTQANMEEHMRAVGVKPDLIFENLDELQDWIKEELK; encoded by the coding sequence GTGGGGGAGGGGATTACGATAAAATCGTTACTGATTGATCTGGATGGTACACTTTATCATGGAAACCGGATGATCAAGGGTGCGGACCTGTTCATATCCCAATTACGTACAGATCGGATACCATATGCGTATGTCACAAACAATGCTTCACGCACACCCGAATTGGTGGCAGAGCATTTGGTTGGTATGGGAATTGAAGCAGTCAGCCATGAAGTATATACTTCGGCGTTGGCTGCTGCACAATATGTTGCACAGCAGAGCCCGGGAGCACGTGTATATTGTATTGGCGAAACCGGATTACGCCAGGCGCTCACAGAGGCCGGGTTGCAGCTTGTTCAGGAGCAGCCGGATTATGTGGTGCAGGGGATAGATCGTCAATTTACATATGAAACACTGGCCGCTGCCATGCGCTGGATTCGGGAGGGAGCGACTTTTATTTTGACCAATCCGGATCTACAATTGCCCTCACATGATGGGTTAACGCCAGGTGCAGGAACGATTGGCGCTGCGATTGAAGCAGCTTCACAGGTAAAGCCAGTGGTTATCGGCAAGCCTTCGAGCGTGTTGATGAACTATGCGCTGGATCGCTTGAATATTAGAGCGGATGAAGCTCTGGTTGTGGGCGATAATATGCTTACTGATATTGCAGCAGGTGCAGCGGCAGGTTGTAAAACAGCTCTGATTCTGTCGGGTGTGACGACCCAGGCGAATATGGAAGAACATATGCGCGCCGTTGGCGTAAAGCCTGACCTGATATTTGAAAATCTGGATGAACTGCAGGACTGGATCAAGGAAGAGTTGAAATGA
- a CDS encoding Fpg/Nei family DNA glycosylase, with amino-acid sequence MPELPEMENYRTLLSKQILDIPITGVTVNREKSINTDVDTFEKHLLGATVVYLERRGKHLIFHLNTGGRLVLHLMLGGLLYLGTEEQRPNRTVQIELDFSGVKLYFIGLRLGYLHLLTAKETEEALSDLGPDPLDHRMTLEKFTARLKGRRGILKTTLVNQQIFSGIGNCYSDEIAYIAGFTPGSKVQNIVQSPEKVEKLYHATQSVLREATAEGGYIEMPLMEGDTLTGGFDHQCRVYDREGEESPSGGKIVRVELAGKKAFYCPVQQHDA; translated from the coding sequence ATGCCGGAACTTCCTGAAATGGAAAACTACAGAACGCTATTGTCAAAACAAATTTTGGACATTCCGATTACTGGAGTGACGGTTAACCGTGAAAAATCCATTAATACTGACGTGGACACGTTTGAAAAGCATTTGCTGGGAGCGACTGTTGTATATTTAGAGCGTCGAGGCAAGCATTTGATTTTTCATTTAAACACGGGTGGGCGGCTTGTGCTGCACCTGATGCTGGGAGGACTGCTATATCTGGGAACGGAGGAGCAGCGCCCGAACCGTACGGTTCAGATTGAATTGGATTTTAGCGGTGTGAAGCTTTATTTTATTGGGCTGCGCTTAGGCTACCTGCACTTGCTGACAGCTAAAGAAACAGAGGAGGCATTATCAGACCTCGGACCCGATCCGTTGGACCATCGAATGACGTTGGAAAAGTTCACAGCGCGTCTAAAGGGACGGCGAGGGATTTTGAAAACAACGCTGGTGAATCAACAGATTTTTTCGGGGATTGGCAACTGTTATTCGGATGAAATTGCTTATATCGCCGGATTTACACCGGGTTCCAAAGTACAAAACATCGTACAGTCACCGGAAAAAGTGGAAAAGCTGTATCATGCTACTCAATCCGTGCTGCGTGAAGCTACTGCGGAAGGCGGTTATATAGAAATGCCGCTGATGGAGGGAGACACATTAACGGGTGGCTTCGATCATCAGTGTCGGGTATATGACCGTGAGGGTGAAGAATCCCCAAGTGGCGGGAAAATTGTTAGGGTTGAGCTGGCGGGGAAAAAAGCATTTTATTGCCCGGTACAGCAGCATGATGCCTAA